The Pyrenophora tritici-repentis strain M4 chromosome 8, whole genome shotgun sequence genome contains a region encoding:
- a CDS encoding Yos1 domain containing protein: MFFFGLGGLFYVAVLLTNAIAILSEDRFLARIGWTASAEPGFHGQRDDASIKARLINLVSSVRTLMRIPLMFINTAMIGYLLVLG, translated from the exons ATGTTCTTCTTCGGGCTTGGCGGGTTGTTTTATG TCGCCGTACTCCTCACCAACGCCATAGCAATCCTCTCCGAAGACCGCTTCCTTGCACGTA TTGGATGGACAGCATCTGCAGAACCCGGCTTCCACGGTCAACGCGACGACGCGAGTATCAAAGCGCGCTTGATAAACCTTGTCTCTTCGGTACGGACATTGATGAGGA TACCACTGATGTTTATCAATACTGCTATGATAGGGTATTTGTTAGTTCTTGGCTGA
- a CDS encoding NuA4 domain containing protein → MAENATPGSANNASTDSSRGMPYYERLRRDLRESLNKKRQIDNNLLQLEDNILRVETQYLEETSAGNIIKGFDNYIKGAATTTAAGGAGTATRRKAPISDADRIFSRSSTSFLRETSTPGSATATPSHAPTPTSSFPTRESSQPTNE, encoded by the exons ATGGCCGAAAATGCGACTCCGGGAAGCGCGAACAATGCCAGCACCGACAGCTCACGCGGAATGCCTTACTATGAGAGACTGCGACGCGACCTGCGCGAGTCACTGAACAAGAAGCGCCAAATCGACAACAATCTG CTACAACTCGAAGATAATATCTTGCGAGTCGAAACGCAGTACCTTGAAGAGACAAGCGCCGGAAACATCATCAAGGGCTTTGACAACTACATCAAGGGCGCAGCGACTACGACCGCAGCCGGTGGAGCTGGTACTGCGACTAGGCGAAAGGCTCCGATTAGTGATGCGGACAGAATATTCAGCCGGAGCTCGACCAGTTTTCTGAGG GAAACTTCGACACCGGGCTCAGCAACAGCGACGCCATCGCACGCTCCTACACCCACATCGTCCTTCCCTACACGCGAGTCGAGCCAACCTACAAACG AGTGA
- a CDS encoding Coiled-coil-56 domain containing protein: MGYKPFRSTYYDDRMRASPALLRARAPYILKNTISGVAICALVVGIYSYTINAISQDEFEDVVVPDKPLDRSAQQSLGTTQALQQAVDARK, encoded by the exons ATGGGATA CAAACCATTCCGTTCGACCTACTATGACGACCGCATGCGGGCATCGCCGGCCCTGTTGCGAGCCAGAGCACCGTACATTCTCAAAAACACAATCAGCGGCGTCGCTATCTGCGCCCTGGTTGTCGGCATAT ACTCCTACACGATAAATGCCATCTCCCAGGACGAATTCGAAGATGTCGTGGTCCCCGACAAGCCTCTTGATCGATCTGCGCAGCAATCGCTAGGCACCACCCAAGCCTTGCAACAGGCCGTTGATGCGCGCAAGTAG
- a CDS encoding Dimer-Tnp-hAT domain containing protein, translating into MPAKRTRVNALEIATTSKRPRVAARHRGTASQPVLVDTRPFSPSPPPPPLSPRQALVAAPQAPNFEATLRESRAEETIIPPPEGSEHATVAASGAASEAVDEGFVWVEDKYDGFNWSRYPKHCKPPTSLSNRASWVYSHSYRIALRSNVAKVTWICHYCYKHKFTTVGRGIHDVSQSPSAPARHLGEDKKGHGLKPPSKRTTVAPRKETLLERALQKGCSQAVANELTNFNIQEFRLAAVTWLVENNLPLSQFESSSFRNMIQLASVEAERALWASHNSVSRYVIRLYNYLLPKVVASLSESMSKVHISFDGWTTKGGKRGYLGIVAHYVDSSGELRDLPIALPQLTGAHTGEAMAEVVMAIFKQFEITVGKLGYFVLDNAHNNNTTINTLALQMGFSATERRLRCGPHTLNLIGQMLLWGEEKESYDNEETERVNEAENMATWRGDGPLGVLLAVINYIKTPQQYALFEKYQKLAIRDQPVNAPTEQHKIKEPVKPVVTRWNSYVSCFERAVELQLAVNGYANYHIQKIETEDAYARSRNNKLPAAPDWMRSDGINAHDWQVIAEYIDVLRPLKQATKRLEGRGKSGAFGAIAEVIPVFEYLLGVYEDRLQSYEDVIHDEHTESPEDHLAINLRAALVKAREYYNKLDLSPAYYAATILHPRYKSYLDAAWADKPDWLESSNRKFQHLWAEYKSLPKPRLRPKVRHNDIDDAINSFIEPAGLTENEEDEYEAWKRSEPIASEGVDPIKYWVGLRDRYPSLSKFAIDMLSIPGSSCECERLFSELGDLLEPRRRSISPQLLAAIQCDRRWIRAGFGSGEVPVKEAISDEEMDAKYGVHKWDIS; encoded by the coding sequence ccgcgtcaagctctcgtcgccgcgccacaagcaccaaattttgaagcgaccctccgagagtcgcgcgccgaagagacaatcatcccaccacctgagggcagcgagcatgccactgttgcagcttcaggagcagctagcgaggctgtcgacgagggtttcgtatgggtagaggacaaatacgacggctttaattggagtcgctacccaaagcactgcaagccgcccacatcactttcgaaccgagcaagctgggtatacagccatagctatcgcatcgccttgcgcagcaacgtcgcaaaagtcacgtggatctgccactattgctataagcacaagttcactactgttggccgtggcatacatgacgtctcgcagtctccatcagcgccagcacgtcatctcggagaagacaagaaaggtcatggcttgaagcctccaagtaagcgcactaccgtcgctcctcggaaagaaactctcctcgaacgcgcccttcagaagggctgctctcaggctgttgccaacgagcttaccaacttcaatatacaagagtttaggcttgcggccgtcacctggctcgtcgaaaacaacctcccactctcacaattcgaatcatcgtcttttcgcaatatgatacaattagctagcgtagaggcagaacgagccctgtgggcatctcataacagcgtctcacgatacgttatacgcctgtacaactacctgttaccaaaggttgtcgcaagcctttcagaatcaatgagcaaagtccatataagctttgacggatggacgacaaaaggtggcaagcgcggttacttaggtatcgtcgcccactacgttgatagctctggcgagctcagggacttgcctattgcgctcccacaactgacaggtgcccacaccggcgaggccatggctgaggtcgtgatggcaatattcaagcagttcgaaatcactgtgggcaagctcggttacttcgtcctcgacaacgcacataacaacaacaccacgatcaacactctcgccttgcagatgggcttcagcgctaccgagcgtcgccttcgctgcggtcctcatacgcttaatctcattggccagatgctactctggggtgaggagaaagagtcctacgacaacgaggagactgagcgcgtgaacgaagctgagaacatggctacttggcgaggcgatggaccattaggagtgcttctcgcggttatcaactacatcaaaacaccacaacagtacgctctttttgagaagtatcagaagctcgctattagggaccagcctgtcaacgcgccaacagaacagcacaaaatcaaggagcccgtcaagccagttgttactcgctggaactcttacgtttcgtgttttgagcgcgctgttgagttgcaattagcggttaatgggtacgccaactaccatattcagaagattgaaactgaagacgcgtacgcccgaagtcgtaacaacaagctgcctgcagcgccggattggatgaggtctgatgggatcaatgcccatgactggcaggtgattgctgagtatattgatgtgctcaggccactgaaacaagctacaaaacggcttgaaggccgcggcaaaagcggtgcttttggagcaatcgctgaggttattccagtatttgaatacttacttggagtctatgaggaccgcttgcaaagctatgaagacgtcattcacgatgagcatacagagtcacccgaagaccaccttgctatcaacctccgcgctgccctagttaaagcccgcgagtactacaacaagctcgacctctcgccagcttactatgctgctacaatccttcatcctcgctacaaaagctaccttgacgcagcgtgggcggataagcctgattggctagagagcagcaaccgcaagtttcaacatttgtgggcggagtacaaaagcttaccgaagccgcgcttacgccccaaagtcaggcacaatgatatagacgacgctatcaacagctttattgagcctgcagggcttacggagaacgaggaggatgaatatgaggcttggaaacgcagcgaaccgatcgctagcgagggcgtcgaccctataaaatactgggtaggactccgcgatcgctaccccagccttagcaaatttgctatcgacatgctatcaatcccaggctcaagctgtgagtgtgagcgcttattcagcgagctgggtgacctcctcgagccccgtcggcgcagcatttctccgcaacttctagcagcaatacagtgcgatcgacgatggataagagctggatttggcagtggtgaggtgcctgtaaaggaggctatcagcgatgaggagatggacgcgaaatacggtgtacataagtgggatattagctga
- a CDS encoding Zn-finger protein — translation MAMAVDNRQQPQLNGMGYDHMRYPQQPHFTNPWVSAGPPQPQMYSTTVAPPAEPQRPTSIAIPYHGLQVTAPPMGQGITLPDANFATQNLLDAEDMMSRGYPNGYVTSASPSNQTYAPTSAPYSQVEYANTERSPYAYQQDAARRSSHPSVPSIAFYESVESQRQRQSSLVDFSRMNSQQPRTSFSDALDASRGMVSLSQSDITPRNIYGSQGTSRSSTEYGFPSTHSTHSSISSGSYGPNGYYAGEGSVTDYSSASESVDMSNSRTLPRPSTLLGPNMPPAPQSMMSQFSSKVSSSSQKKHKCKICDKRFTRPSSLQTHMYSHTGEKPFACEVDGCGRHFSVVSNLRRHRKVHKNDGSIDHPSPDSVDH, via the exons ATGGCAATGGCAGTCGACAATCGTCAACAACCCCAACTAAACGGCATGGGCTACGACCACATGCGCTACCCGCAACAACCACATTTCACCAACCCATGGGTCTCTGCCGGTCCCCCACAACCGCAAATGTACTCAACCACAGTTGCTCCTCCCGCAGAGCCACAGCGGCCCACTAGCATCGCCATCCCCTACCATGGTCTGCAAGTCACTGCTCCTCCCATGGGACAAGGTATTACTCTCCCGGATGCCAACTTCGCAACACAAAACTTACTTGATGCCGAAGATATGATGTCGCGAGGCTACCCTAATGGTTACGTTACCTCTGCTTCACCATCAAACCAAACATATGCTCCCACGTCGGCTCCCTACTCCCAAGTGGAATATGCCAACACTGAGCGAAGCCCGTATGCATACCAACAGGATGCGGCCCGCCGATCTTCACACCCGTCAGTCCCCTCAATAGCTTTCTACGAATCCGTGGAGTCTCAGCGCCAGCGCCAAAGTTCACTTGTTGACTTTAGCAGAATGAATTCACAGCAACCGCGCACCAGCTTTAGCGATGCGCTCGATGCCAGCCGCGGCATGGTTTCCTTGAGCCAGTCAGACATTACCCCCAGGAATATCTACGGTTCCCAAGGAACCAGCCGCAGTTCCACTGAGTATGGATTCCCCTCGACTCACTCAACACACTCGTCCATCTCGTCCGGCAGCTACGGTCCCAACGGATACTACGCTGGCGAGGGATCCGTCACCGACTACAGCTCCGCTTCCGAATCCGTCGACATGAGCAACTCGCGCACCTTGCCTCGTCCCAGCACCCTGTTGGGCCCCAACATGCCCCCTGCGCCGCAATCGATGATGAGCCAGTTCAGCTCAAAGGTCTCATCCAGCTCGCAAAAGAAGCACAAGTGCAAGATTTGCGACAAGCGCTTCACACGACCCAGCTCCCTGCAAACACACATGTACAGCCACACAGGCGAGAAGC CATTCGCCTGTGAGGTTGACGGATGCGGTCGCCATTTCTCTGTTGTCTCCAACCTAAGAAGGCACCGAAAAGTACACAAGAACGACGGTAGCATCGACCACCCATCTCCTGACAGCGTCGACCACTAA
- a CDS encoding DUF3453 domain containing protein, which produces MSSQTIQQMESARSLALGDGRYYPTIIPGVLPIIGYSEDQSVDIQRWGADFLAEAFASPTWPQEIKQNNAPSVLVTLKAYLDNVDDKSVIKSSIQAAASVYPLVYKHTVSDPSDAQKWQLMAGIKSNILRRMDTAAPGVRICCVKFLQQVVLVQTPGIADPRRADPNDISLSLVPRDHPLIPYASLEAEGHGLLDRLLDIIHGDHSDGLLVTATLNSLGMLIHRRPNAANKIMNSVFNFNPLKLANSPMTPKNKVIMKSIERTTRALLVNIMKRNPENPVNGRIQQFLERMHRTRVEVFDESNRKRPAPSEPTDGLDQAKRQRLIAEPPSRTPSVQPLPPGEVSWRQLYTLNSEGSTANFDVQNFRDPEQLLRIVIPVLQSVNPVKLEQAINAVRARYQILRQTAASQPQRPPTAPAAEDEEEYEPDFEPEDAEQIINKMDGVPSDPFASQSGPTTALAPYKLPEAPPLSEQDVQKYGDMTVQRAFGMLSSVDETQKSRTNKGGFNRLAAIDYTRDAWVTILSRLATRASAGLDDPEEGIKDEYAVKSAKGNTKLSDAVRDGLYQYIMYDWKKRIDVAISWLNEEWYNDMVLSQAAEDSATNGSSNGHTKSKPPKGNYHRCALRLIDGILPYIEHTDKILLRFLSEIPTIDYSILVRLKKMAEDPERIDLACNALHYLYMFRPPVRKIVVDILAEMWVENDRAKPSARKLLIRWRPEVLGEERVATPVVKSEGGGDTQMIKESANGALEVKAAS; this is translated from the exons ATGAGTTCGCAAACGATTCAGCAGATGGAATCAGCCCGGTCGCTCGCGCTAGGCGACGGTAGATACTATCCTACCATCATACCAGGCGTGCTTCCCATCATCGGCTACAGTGAAGACCAGAGTGTCGACATTCAGCGATGGGGCGCCGACTTTCTAGCTGAGGCTTTTGCATCGCCAACCTGGCCCCAAGAGATCAAGCAGAACAACGCACCTTCGGTGCTTGTTACGTTGAAAGCCTACCTTGACAATGTCGACGACAAGAGCGTCATCAAGAGCTCCATCCAGGCGGCCGCGAGTGTGTACCCGCTGGTCTACAAACACAC TGTCTCCGACCCCAGCGATGCGCAAAAGTGGCAGCTCATGGCTGGCATCAAGTCGAATATCCTGCGCCGAATGGATACAGCTGCTCCAGGTGTGCGCATATGTTGCGTCAAGTTTCTCCAGCAAGTCGTTCTGGTACAGACACCAGGCATTGCAGACCCCCGG CGAGCCGATCCCAACGACATCTCCCTTTCTCTCGTACCGCGCGATCATCCTCTCATACCATATGCAAGCCTCGAGGCTGAAGGACATGGATTATTAGACAGGTTGCTGGACATTATACACGGAGATCACAG TGACGGCCTTCTCGTGACTGCTACGCTGAATAGTTTGGGCATGTTGATCCATCGCCGACCAAATGCTGCAAACAAGATCATGAATAGTGTCTTCAACTTCAACCCTTTGAAGCTTGCCAATTCGCCCATGACACCCAAGAACAAGGTCATCATGAAGTCGATTGAGCGTACCACACGCGCGCTCTTGGTGAACATCATGAAGCG AAATCCTGAAAACCCAGTGAACGGGCGGATACAGCAGTTCTTGGAGCGCATGCATCGCACACGGGTGGAGGTCTTTGATGAATCTAACCGTAAACGCCCAGCTCCTAGTGAACCGACTGATGGACTTGATCAAGCCAAGAGACAGCGATTGATCGCTGAACCTCCAAGCCGTACACCATCTGTCCAACCGCTACCGCCCGGTGAAGTGAGCTGGCGACAACTGTATACTCTGAACTCTGAAGGAAGCACTGCAAACTTTGACGTGCAGAATTTCAGAGATCCGGAGCAATTGCTAAGGATTGTCATACCTGTTCTGCAGTCAGTCAACCCAGTAAAGCTAgagcaagctatcaac GCGGTGCGTGCTCGTTACCAGATACTCCGCCAGACCGCTGCAAGCCAACCTCAACGGCCACCCACAGCTCCTGCTGcagaagacgaagaagaatACGAACCCGACTTCGAGCCTGAAGATGCCGAACAGATCATCAACAAAATGGACGGCGTCCCTTCAGATCCTTTCGCGTCTCAGTCCGGACCAACCACGGCGCTAGCGCCCTACAAGTTGCCCGAGGCACCTCCGTTATCAGAACAGGATGTTCAGAAGTACGGTGATATGACTGTACAACGAGCCTTCGGCATGCTGAGCAGTGTAGATGAGACGCAGAAGAGCAGGACCAACAAAGGCGGCTTTAATCGGCTCGCTGCCATCGACTACACTCGAGACGCATGGGTCACTATACTGTCAAGATTGGCCACGCGCGCAAGTGCTGGCCTTGATGACCCTGAAGAAGgcatcaaggatgagtacGCCGTCAAGAGCGCGAAGGGCAACACAAAACTCAGCGATGCTGTAAGAGATGGACTGTACCAGTACATCATGTACGACTGGAAGAAGCGCATCGACGTCGCTATCTCTTGGTTAAATGAGGAATGGTACAACGACATGGTCCTCAGCCAAGCCGCCGAAGACTCTGCCACAAATGGCTCGTCCAACGGCCACACAAAGTCGAAACCACCAAAAGGAAACTACCACCGTTGCGCGCTCCGTCTCATCGATGGCATACTCCCATACATTGAGCACACAGACAAGATTCTTCTCCGTTTCCTTTCGGAAATCCCCACTATTGACTACAGCATTCTGGTGCGCCTCAAGAAGATGGCTGAGGATCCTGAACGCATCGACCTGGCGTGTAACGCGTTGCACTATCTTTACATGTTCAGGCCACCTGTTCGAAAGATTGTGGTCGACATCCTAGCGGAGATGTGGGTGGAGAATGATAGGGCAAAGCCAAGTGCACGCAAGCTGTTGATCAGGTGGAGGCCAGAGGTGCTTGGCGAGGAGAGGGTAGCCACACCTGTGGTCAAGAGCGAAGGAGGGGGCGACACGCAAATGATCAAGGAGAGCGCCAATGGCGCCCTTGAAGTCAAGGCTGCTTCTTAA
- a CDS encoding BaeS, Signal transduction histidine kinase, translating into MASLTALQYLPVPILVLSSQKTVILANEAMARLFGIGFESINDLSISDVLQDKTMGELGVDILQNGSPILITWEDFLECVIKDSNASSLDEDGDSHMGSGHTTPTATQAPYQPNEQATESLPPLSTTNLARTTVHDVLVDVVVAPLVLGPDGTLQRSERKSAYKEAMQASCIISIWSIEDTQYYTLTFTSATATTAAKNTLSSSRMVNRTNTGAYLDKSRSSGSSTSSGRRSGSNSNGASKVVTPTLQQPEFPPRGPPTKGNGDMAASASVFQKATQLKDAILNSITMPAYAMWKDKSFGIPNKALLRLLSSDASYIPGDQRDFLSQFSCWTEDFQRLLAIDEFPIIEVCRTRDRVDKRRIGMRHPQTGTRMVYEINGEPVFHDETGDFLGGIVIFKDITEYTKQIAAQIEENEKQFEYIANFMPVMVWTTTPDGMHDWFSQRWYDYTGLTPDKSLGEGWRLPFHPDDMATTAPRWFHSLKTGDEYNTEYRCQRYDGEWRWMLGRALPFYDDSGRIVKWFGTCTDIHDLVMARQEARQTREQLQQVIQYAKIVLWVIDRNNEVKVLEGDITPHERMKKKELLGRNILDVFELTGNDRKRWQGPIQEILQGKQSDEIVNGGYMSEARYYRTRLVPLMSASRTAGIEGNAFVDGVIGVSMDITELREREEQLKEQEKENSRLLANEAAAKEASRMKSQFLANMSHEIRTPIAGVIGMSELLFDMNLNDEQKDCAENIHRSANSLLTVINDILDFSKVESGRLDVEEVQFSLSVVLRDVNKMMSFAAQRKGLDYQSSIQDEVQADLRVMGDPGRLRQILTNVLTNSIKFTSVGTVKLSVMISQESKDMVTVNFSVVDTGIGIEEEVRKRLFQPFSQADSSTARRFGGTGLGLTISKNLVELMKGQIWLDSKLGQGTTATFWIPFMRAPSQDGESPLVHLESIPDRLQSDMSVSCGSSEGHTPPLTPQLSNGNSAYPMIKPSIPDHLISLSESERQQVHILVVEDNHINQQIALKTIKKLHFSVNAVWNGQEALEYLTQKFSPSHPRPDIILMDVQMPIRDGYSATHAIRTEAPWRNMPEIRGVPIVAMTASAIQGDKEKCVSCGMDDYLAKPVKGKLLEKMLVKWALEGRRKTAKDKPLTTDNDRHSVAIPSPKTNFSEKNQLGKTGISVESETTAQALTAELDRLHYQSDTALARSTENEGERAMRRIHAEERDRKLRDEKLLSLVGPQLIRHSSSQGPQNEPSMPLTEANIEKLVHEQDGDTPIARKTGSPDEVVSNGTNNAHSMSNNRQSSLARPVLQHSRHRESEQTIVEESVGR; encoded by the exons ATGGCGTCTCTCACTGCACTGCAGTACCTGCCAGTCCCTATCCTCGTACTATCATCGCAGAAGACTGTCATATTGGCTAATGAAGCCATGGCCCGTTTGTTCGGTATTGGCTTTGAAAGCATCAATGACCTTTCCATATCCGACGTCTTACAAGACAAAACCATGGGTGAACTTGGTGTAGATATACTACAAAATGGCTCTCCAATTCTAATCACATGGGAG GACTTCCTAGAGTGCGTGATAAAAGATTCGAATGCAAGCAGTTTAGATGAAGACGGAGACTCTCACATGGGGAGTGGTCACACAACACCAACTGCCACGCAAGCACCCTACCAACCGAACGAACAAGCCACAGAATCTCTACCGCCTTTGAGTACCACCAATCTTGCGCGAACCACAGTGCACGATGTATTAGTAGATGTGGTTGTTGCACCACTTGTTTTAGGTCCTGATGGCACACTGCAAAGGTCCGAGAGGAAGTCTGCATACAAGGAAGCCATGCAGGCATCTTGCATCATCTCCATATGGAGTATTGAAGACACGCAATACTATACGCTGACATTCACGAGTGCAACAGCTACGACTGCTGCAAAAAATACACTTTCTTCCAGCCGCATGGTCAATCGAACCAACACGGGGGCGTATCTTGACAAGTCGCGCAGCTCTGGTTCAAGCACTTCTTCAGGTCGCCGTTCAGGCAGTAACTCGAATGGCGCATCCAAAGTAGTCACACCTACACTACAACAACCAGAATTTCCTCCTCGTGGCCCTCCTACCAAGGGCAACGGCGACATGGCTGCTTCTGCCTCGGTCTTTCAAAAGGCAACCCAGCTCAAAGACGCCATTTTGAATTCTATTACCATGCCCGCGTATG CTATGTGGAAAGACAAGAGCTTTGGTATACCAAACAAGGCTCTTCTTCGACTCTTATCCAGCGACGCATCGTATATACCTGGCGACCAAAGGGATTTTCTTTCCCAGTTCTCATGTTGGACTGAAGACTTCCAGCGCCTTTTGGCCATCGACGAATTTCCCATCATCGAGGTCTGCCGCACAAGAGACAGGGTTGATAAGCGGCGGATCGGTATGCGGCATCCTCAGACGGGAACTCGGATGGTGTATGAGATCAACGGAGAACCAGTGTTTCACGATGAGACTGGAGATTTTCTTGGTGGTATAGTGATTTTCAAGGACATCACTGAATACACCAAGCAAATTGCAGCACAGATTGAAGAGAACGAAAAGCAATTCGAATACATCGCCAACTTCATGCCGGTTATGGTTTGGACGACTACTCCTGACGGAATGCATGACTGGTTCTCTCAACGCTGGTACGACTACACGGGCCTCACTCCTGATAAATCCCTCGGGGAAGGTTGGAGACTACCATTCCATCCAGACGACATGGCCACAACTGCTCCGCGTTGGTTCCATTCGCTAAAGACCGGCGACGAATACAACACGGAATACCGGTGTCAACGCTACGATGGAGAGTGGCGATGGATGTTAGGGCGAGCCCTGCCGTTCTACGACGACTCGGGACGAATAGTCAAGTGGTTTGGCACGTGCACTGATATCCATGACCTGGTAATGGCCCGACAAGAAGCACGACAAACGAGAGAACAATTGCAGCAAGTTATCCAATACGCGAAGATCGTTCTGTGGGTCATCGACCGCAACAACGAAGTCAAGGTCCTTGAGGGCGATATTACACCTCATGAACGCATGAAAAAGAAAGAACTGCTCGGAAGAAACATTCTTGACGTATTCGAGCTGACCGGCAACGATCGAAAGCGCTGGCAAGGACCGATCCAAGAGATTCTCCAAGGGAAACAGTCTGATGAAATCGTGAACGGGGGATACATgtcagaagctcgctattacCGGACTCGCCTAGTGCCACTCATGAGCGCCTCTCGAACAGCAGGCATCGAAGGAAACGCTTTTGTCGACGGTGTCATTGGTGTCTCGATGGACATTACAGAGCTACGTGAAAGAGAAGAACAGTTGAAGGAACAGGAGAAGGAAAATTCGAGGCTCCTCGCCAACGAAGCGGCAGCAAAGGAAGCGAGTCGCATGAAATCCCAATTCTTGGCCAACATGTCGCACGAGATTCGGACACCTATAGCCGGCGTGATCGGCATGAGCGAGCTTTTGTTTGACATGAACCTCAACGATGAGCAGAAAGACTGTGCTGAAAACATACACCGATCTGCAAACAGCCTCCTGACCGTAATCAATGACATATTGGATTTCTCCAAAGTTGAATCGGGAAGACTGGATGTTGAAGAAGTGCAGTTCAGCCTGAGCGTAGTTCTTCGGGATGTCAACAAGATGATGTCGTTTGCCGCACAGAGGAAAGGTCTAGACTACCAGAGTTCCATCCAAGATGAGGTGCAAGCGGATCTGCGAGTGATGGGAGATCCAGGCAGATTGCGACAGATCCTGACCAACGTGCTTACGAACAGCATCAAATTTACTTCCGTGGGTACCGTCAAACTCTCAGTCATGATCAGTCAGGAGTCCAAGGATATGGTTACGGTGAACTTCAGTGTGGTCGATACGGGCATTGGAATAGAGGAGGAGGTGCGCAAGAGGCTTTTCCAACCGTTCAGCCAGGCAGACTCATCCACAGCTCGGCGGTTTGGCGGTACCGGCTTGGGATTAACCATCAGCAAGAACTTGGTCGAACTCATGAAAGGTCAGATATGGCTGGACTCGAAACTGGGTCAAGGCACCACTGCTACATTCTGGATACCGTTCATGCGCGCTCCATCACAAGACGGTGAATCGCCGCTTGTGCATCTCGAATCGATTCCAGACCGGCTTCAAAGTGACATGTCAGTCTCTTGTGGCAGCTCAGAAGGTCACACACCACCTTTGACACCACAACTTTCCAATGGAAATTCGGCATACCCAATGATCAAACCAAGCATTCCGGACCATCTCATCAGTCTCTCAGAGAGCGAAAGACAGCAAGTCCATATCTTGGTCGTCGAGGACAA TCACATCAATCAGCAAATTGCACTCAAGACGATCAAGAAGCTGCACTTCTCTGTCAATGCAGTATGGAATGGACAAGAGGCACTGGAGTATTTGACCCAAAAGTTTAGCCCATCACATCCACGCCCAGACATCATCCTCATGGATGTGCAG ATGCCTATTCGAGACGGTTATTCTGCTACCCATGCCATCCGAACAGAAGCACCATGGCGGAACATGCCCGAGATTCGAGGCGTCCCCATTGTTGCCATGACGGCCAGTGCAATCCAAGGTGACAAGGAGAAATGTGTCTCCTGTGGAATGGAT GACTATCTCGCTAAACCGGTAAAAGGAAAGCTACTGGAGAAG ATGCTTGTCAAGTGGGCGCTCGAAGGACGGCGAAAAACGGCCAAGGACAAGCCACTCACTACGGATAATGATCGACACAGCGTCGCAATCCCAAGTCCCAAAACGAACTTTAGCGAAAAGAATCAGTTAGGCAAAACTGGTATATCGGTGGAATCTGAAACAACGGCGCAGGCACTGACCGCAGAACTTGACCGCCTCCATTACCAAAGCGACACAGCACTTGCCAGATCCACCGAAAACGAAGGTGAGAGGGCTATGCGGCGCATCCACGCGGAAGAAAGAGACAGGAAATTGCGAGATGAGAAGCTTCTCTCCTTGGTAGGCCCGCAACTTATCCGGCATAGCAGCTCTCAGGGACCGCAAAATGAACCGTCGATGCCGCTGACAGAGGCAAACATTGAGAAATTAGTTCACGAACAAGACGGGGATACACCCATCGCGAGGAAGACGGGATCACCAGACGAAGTCGTCTCAAACGGGACAAACAACGCTCACAGCATGAGCAACAACAGGCAATCGAGCTTGGCGCGCCCGGTATTACAGCATTCCCGCCATCGCGAGAGTGAACAGACCATCGTTGAAGAGAGTGTTGGCCGATGA